A genomic stretch from Oryzias latipes chromosome 24, ASM223467v1 includes:
- the LOC111947076 gene encoding TRIO and F-actin-binding protein-like isoform X3, whose amino-acid sequence MEGSGENRKKGVQRPQRIRVKPKDEAVYYASRGKDREGLDVKFINSLKGRVVFAKRHLERGEFLVEYRGDLMEKKKYERRVKLYHKGLKVFMFEFCYNGKQLCIDAAKEDGSLGRLVNDDHINPNGKIKTVTVKGHPHLCVFATKDIKPKEAITYNNGDSDWPWRMKISEDKHPADDDTPIATTSLPDEKQISEDRHPADDDTPKASTSLPDEKQISEDRHPADDDTPKASTSLPDEKQISEDRHPADDDTPKASTSLPDEKQISEDRHPADDDTPKASTSLPDEKQISEDRHPADDDTPKASTSLPDEKQISEERHPADNDTPIASTSVPDEKQISEDRHPADDDTPKASTSLPDEKQISEDRHPADDDTPKASTSLPDEKQISEERHPADNDTPIASTSVPDEKQISEDRHPADNDTPIASTSVPDEKQISEDRHPADDDTPKASTSLPDEKQISEDRHPADDDTPKASTSLPDEKQISEERHPADNDTPIASTSVPDEKQISEDRHPADNDTPIASTSLPDEKQSFQHKVGSSSASSFEKCAFCHGPLSARKWICVKYKALPENYAEMEDPRRKQKRPWSPKEIAAVMRHFQEHIANGKLATVVEIKQCRSGEHPTLASRPVQNIIDFVRNRGLIQKRKKQQKENSC is encoded by the exons ATGGAGGGGTCTGGTGAAAACAGAAAG AAAGGAGTCCAGAGACCCCAGAGAATAAGAGTAAAACCCAAGGATGAAGCGGTATACTATGCATCCAGGGGTAAGGACAGAGAAGGATTGGACGTGAAATTCATTAACTCTCTCAAAG GTCGAGTAGTGTTTGCAAAGAGACACTTAGAACGAGGAGAATTTCTTGTTGAATACAGAGGggatttgatggaaaaaaagaagtatgAAAGGAGAGTTAAACTGTACCACAAAGGCTTAAAAGTCTTCATGTTTGAGTTTTGTTACAATGGAAAACAGCTGTG TATTGATGCAGCGAAAGAGGATGGCTCATTGGGAAGACTGGTCAATGATGACCATATCAACCCAAATGGCAAAATCAAAACGGTCACGGTGAAAGGACATCctcatttatgtgtttttgcaACAAAAGACATTAAACCAAAGGAAGCGATTACTTATAACAATGGAGACTCAGACTGGCCATGGAGAATGAAG ATTTCAGAAGACAAACATCCTGCTGATGACGATACACCAATTGCAACGACCTCACTCCCAGATGAGAAGCAG ATTTCAGAAGACAGACATCCTGCTGATGACGATACACCAAAGGCATCGACCTCACTCCCAGATGAGAAACAG ATTTCAGAAGACAGACATCCTGCTGATGACGATACACCAAAGGCATCGACCTCACTCCCAGATGAGAAACAG ATTTCTGAAGACAGACATCCTGCTGATGACGATACACCAAAGGCCTCGACCTCACTCCCAGATGAGAAACAG ATTTCAGAAGACAGACATCCTGCTGATGACGATACACCAAAGGCATCGACCTCACTCCCAGATGAGAAACAG ATTTCTGAAGACAGACATCCTGCTGATGACGATACACCAAAGGCCTCGACCTCACTCCCAGATGAGAAACAG ATTTCAGAAGAAAGACATCCTGCTGATAACGATACACCAATTGCATCGACCTCAGTCCCAGATGAGAAACAG ATTTCAGAAGACAGACATCCTGCTGATGACGATACACCAAAGGCATCGACCTCACTCCCAGATGAGAAACAG ATTTCTGAAGACAGACATCCTGCTGATGACGATACACCAAAGGCCTCGACCTCACTCCCAGATGAGAAACAG ATTTCAGAAGAAAGACATCCTGCTGATAACGATACACCAATTGCATCGACCTCAGTCCCAGATGAGAAACAG ATTTCAGAAGACAGACATCCTGCTGATAACGATACACCAATTGCATCGACCTCAGTCCCAGATGAGAAACAG ATTTCAGAAGACAGACATCCTGCTGATGACGATACACCAAAGGCATCGACCTCACTCCCAGATGAGAAACAG ATTTCTGAAGACAGACATCCTGCTGATGACGATACACCAAAGGCCTCGACCTCACTCCCAGATGAGAAACAG ATTTCAGAAGAAAGACATCCTGCTGATAACGATACACCAATTGCATCGACCTCAGTCCCAGATGAGAAACAG ATTTCAGAAGACAGACATCCTGCTGATAACGATACACCAATTGCATCGACCTCACTCCCAGATGAGAAACAG AGCTTCCAACATAAAGTGGGTTCTTCATCAGCTTcatcatttgaaaaatgtgcatTCTGTCATGGCCCCTTAAGTGCCAGGAAATGGATTTGTGTCAAATATAAAG CCCTCCCTGAAAATTATGCTGAGATGGAAGATCCACGTAGAAAGCAAAAACGTCCATGGTCTCCCAAAGAAATTGCAGCTGTGATGAGGCATTTCCAGGAACACATTGCTAATGGAAAGCTGGCTACTGTTGTTGAAATCAAACAGTGTAGGAGTGGTGAGCATCCTACACTAGCTAGTCGCCCAGTCCaaaacataatagactttgtcAGAAATCGTGGCCTgattcaaaaaaggaaaaaacagcaaaaggaaAACAGCTGTTGA
- the LOC111947076 gene encoding TRIO and F-actin-binding protein-like isoform X2 translates to MEGSGENRKKGVQRPQRIRVKPKDEAVYYASRGKDREGLDVKFINSLKGRVVFAKRHLERGEFLVEYRGDLMEKKKYERRVKLYHKGLKVFMFEFCYNGKQLCIDAAKEDGSLGRLVNDDHINPNGKIKTVTVKGHPHLCVFATKDIKPKEAITYNNGDSDWPWRMKISEDKHPADDDTPIATTSLPDEKQISEDRHPADDDTPKASTSLPDEKQISEDRHPADDDTPKASTSLPDEKQISEDRHPADDDTPKASTSLPDEKQISEERHPADNDTPIASTSVPDEKQISEDRHPADDDTPKASTSLPDEKQISEDRHPADDDTPKASTSLPDEKQISEERHPADNDTPIASTSVPDEKQISEDRHPADDDTPKASTSLPDEKQISEDRHPADDDTPKASTSLPDEKQISEERHPADNDTPIASTSVPDEKQISEDRHPADDDTPKASTSLPDEKQISEDRHPADDDTPKASTSLPDEKQISEERHPADNDTPIASTSVPDEKQISEDRHPADNDTPIASTSLPDEKQSFQHKVGSSSASSFEKCAFCHGPLSARKWICVKYKALPENYAEMEDPRRKQKRPWSPKEIAAVMRHFQEHIANGKLATVVEIKQCRSGEHPTLASRPVQNIIDFVRNRGLIQKRKKQQKENSC, encoded by the exons ATGGAGGGGTCTGGTGAAAACAGAAAG AAAGGAGTCCAGAGACCCCAGAGAATAAGAGTAAAACCCAAGGATGAAGCGGTATACTATGCATCCAGGGGTAAGGACAGAGAAGGATTGGACGTGAAATTCATTAACTCTCTCAAAG GTCGAGTAGTGTTTGCAAAGAGACACTTAGAACGAGGAGAATTTCTTGTTGAATACAGAGGggatttgatggaaaaaaagaagtatgAAAGGAGAGTTAAACTGTACCACAAAGGCTTAAAAGTCTTCATGTTTGAGTTTTGTTACAATGGAAAACAGCTGTG TATTGATGCAGCGAAAGAGGATGGCTCATTGGGAAGACTGGTCAATGATGACCATATCAACCCAAATGGCAAAATCAAAACGGTCACGGTGAAAGGACATCctcatttatgtgtttttgcaACAAAAGACATTAAACCAAAGGAAGCGATTACTTATAACAATGGAGACTCAGACTGGCCATGGAGAATGAAG ATTTCAGAAGACAAACATCCTGCTGATGACGATACACCAATTGCAACGACCTCACTCCCAGATGAGAAGCAG ATTTCAGAAGACAGACATCCTGCTGATGACGATACACCAAAGGCATCGACCTCACTCCCAGATGAGAAACAG ATTTCAGAAGACAGACATCCTGCTGATGACGATACACCAAAGGCATCGACCTCACTCCCAGATGAGAAACAG ATTTCTGAAGACAGACATCCTGCTGATGACGATACACCAAAGGCCTCGACCTCACTCCCAGATGAGAAACAG ATTTCAGAAGAAAGACATCCTGCTGATAACGATACACCAATTGCATCGACCTCAGTCCCAGATGAGAAACAG ATTTCAGAAGACAGACATCCTGCTGATGACGATACACCAAAGGCATCGACCTCACTCCCAGATGAGAAACAG ATTTCTGAAGACAGACATCCTGCTGATGACGATACACCAAAGGCCTCGACCTCACTCCCAGATGAGAAACAG ATTTCAGAAGAAAGACATCCTGCTGATAACGATACACCAATTGCATCGACCTCAGTCCCAGATGAGAAACAG ATTTCAGAAGACAGACATCCTGCTGATGACGATACACCAAAGGCATCGACCTCACTCCCAGATGAGAAACAG ATTTCTGAAGACAGACATCCTGCTGATGACGATACACCAAAGGCCTCGACCTCACTCCCAGATGAGAAACAG ATTTCAGAAGAAAGACATCCTGCTGATAACGATACACCAATTGCATCGACCTCAGTCCCAGATGAGAAACAG ATTTCAGAAGACAGACATCCTGCTGATGACGATACACCAAAGGCATCGACCTCACTCCCAGATGAGAAACAG ATTTCTGAAGACAGACATCCTGCTGATGACGATACACCAAAGGCCTCGACCTCACTCCCAGATGAGAAACAG ATTTCAGAAGAAAGACATCCTGCTGATAACGATACACCAATTGCATCGACCTCAGTCCCAGATGAGAAACAG ATTTCAGAAGACAGACATCCTGCTGATAACGATACACCAATTGCATCGACCTCACTCCCAGATGAGAAACAG AGCTTCCAACATAAAGTGGGTTCTTCATCAGCTTcatcatttgaaaaatgtgcatTCTGTCATGGCCCCTTAAGTGCCAGGAAATGGATTTGTGTCAAATATAAAG CCCTCCCTGAAAATTATGCTGAGATGGAAGATCCACGTAGAAAGCAAAAACGTCCATGGTCTCCCAAAGAAATTGCAGCTGTGATGAGGCATTTCCAGGAACACATTGCTAATGGAAAGCTGGCTACTGTTGTTGAAATCAAACAGTGTAGGAGTGGTGAGCATCCTACACTAGCTAGTCGCCCAGTCCaaaacataatagactttgtcAGAAATCGTGGCCTgattcaaaaaaggaaaaaacagcaaaaggaaAACAGCTGTTGA
- the LOC111947076 gene encoding TRIO and F-actin-binding protein-like isoform X6, producing MEGSGENRKKGVQRPQRIRVKPKDEAVYYASRGKDREGLDVKFINSLKGRVVFAKRHLERGEFLVEYRGDLMEKKKYERRVKLYHKGLKVFMFEFCYNGKQLCIDAAKEDGSLGRLVNDDHINPNGKIKTVTVKGHPHLCVFATKDIKPKEAITYNNGDSDWPWRMKISEDKHPADDDTPIATTSLPDEKQISEDRHPADDDTPKASTSLPDEKQISEDRHPADDDTPKASTSLPDEKQISEDRHPADDDTPKASTSLPDEKQISEERHPADNDTPIASTSVPDEKQISEDRHPADDDTPKASTSLPDEKQISEDRHPADDDTPKASTSLPDEKQISEDRHPADDDTPKASTSLPDEKQISEDRHPADDDTPKASTSLPDEKQISEERHPADNDTPIASTSVPDEKQISEDRHPADNDTPIASTSVPDEKQISEDRHPADDDTPKASTSLPDEKQISEDRHPADDDTPKASTSLPDEKQISEERHPADNDTPIASTSVPDEKQISEDRHPADNDTPIASTSLPDEKQSFQHKVGSSSASSFEKCAFCHGPLSARKWICVKYKALPENYAEMEDPRRKQKRPWSPKEIAAVMRHFQEHIANGKLATVVEIKQCRSGEHPTLASRPVQNIIDFVRNRGLIQKRKKQQKENSC from the exons ATGGAGGGGTCTGGTGAAAACAGAAAG AAAGGAGTCCAGAGACCCCAGAGAATAAGAGTAAAACCCAAGGATGAAGCGGTATACTATGCATCCAGGGGTAAGGACAGAGAAGGATTGGACGTGAAATTCATTAACTCTCTCAAAG GTCGAGTAGTGTTTGCAAAGAGACACTTAGAACGAGGAGAATTTCTTGTTGAATACAGAGGggatttgatggaaaaaaagaagtatgAAAGGAGAGTTAAACTGTACCACAAAGGCTTAAAAGTCTTCATGTTTGAGTTTTGTTACAATGGAAAACAGCTGTG TATTGATGCAGCGAAAGAGGATGGCTCATTGGGAAGACTGGTCAATGATGACCATATCAACCCAAATGGCAAAATCAAAACGGTCACGGTGAAAGGACATCctcatttatgtgtttttgcaACAAAAGACATTAAACCAAAGGAAGCGATTACTTATAACAATGGAGACTCAGACTGGCCATGGAGAATGAAG ATTTCAGAAGACAAACATCCTGCTGATGACGATACACCAATTGCAACGACCTCACTCCCAGATGAGAAGCAG ATTTCAGAAGACAGACATCCTGCTGATGACGATACACCAAAGGCATCGACCTCACTCCCAGATGAGAAACAG ATTTCAGAAGACAGACATCCTGCTGATGACGATACACCAAAGGCATCGACCTCACTCCCAGATGAGAAACAG ATTTCTGAAGACAGACATCCTGCTGATGACGATACACCAAAGGCCTCGACCTCACTCCCAGATGAGAAACAG ATTTCAGAAGAAAGACATCCTGCTGATAACGATACACCAATTGCATCGACCTCAGTCCCAGATGAGAAACAG ATTTCAGAAGACAGACATCCTGCTGATGACGATACACCAAAGGCATCGACCTCACTCCCAGATGAGAAACAG ATTTCTGAAGACAGACATCCTGCTGATGACGATACACCAAAGGCCTCGACCTCACTCCCAGATGAGAAACAG ATTTCAGAAGACAGACATCCTGCTGATGACGATACACCAAAGGCATCGACCTCACTCCCAGATGAGAAACAG ATTTCTGAAGACAGACATCCTGCTGATGACGATACACCAAAGGCCTCGACCTCACTCCCAGATGAGAAACAG ATTTCAGAAGAAAGACATCCTGCTGATAACGATACACCAATTGCATCGACCTCAGTCCCAGATGAGAAACAG ATTTCAGAAGACAGACATCCTGCTGATAACGATACACCAATTGCATCGACCTCAGTCCCAGATGAGAAACAG ATTTCAGAAGACAGACATCCTGCTGATGACGATACACCAAAGGCATCGACCTCACTCCCAGATGAGAAACAG ATTTCTGAAGACAGACATCCTGCTGATGACGATACACCAAAGGCCTCGACCTCACTCCCAGATGAGAAACAG ATTTCAGAAGAAAGACATCCTGCTGATAACGATACACCAATTGCATCGACCTCAGTCCCAGATGAGAAACAG ATTTCAGAAGACAGACATCCTGCTGATAACGATACACCAATTGCATCGACCTCACTCCCAGATGAGAAACAG AGCTTCCAACATAAAGTGGGTTCTTCATCAGCTTcatcatttgaaaaatgtgcatTCTGTCATGGCCCCTTAAGTGCCAGGAAATGGATTTGTGTCAAATATAAAG CCCTCCCTGAAAATTATGCTGAGATGGAAGATCCACGTAGAAAGCAAAAACGTCCATGGTCTCCCAAAGAAATTGCAGCTGTGATGAGGCATTTCCAGGAACACATTGCTAATGGAAAGCTGGCTACTGTTGTTGAAATCAAACAGTGTAGGAGTGGTGAGCATCCTACACTAGCTAGTCGCCCAGTCCaaaacataatagactttgtcAGAAATCGTGGCCTgattcaaaaaaggaaaaaacagcaaaaggaaAACAGCTGTTGA
- the LOC111947076 gene encoding TRIO and F-actin-binding protein-like isoform X1 translates to MEGSGENRKKGVQRPQRIRVKPKDEAVYYASRGKDREGLDVKFINSLKGRVVFAKRHLERGEFLVEYRGDLMEKKKYERRVKLYHKGLKVFMFEFCYNGKQLCIDAAKEDGSLGRLVNDDHINPNGKIKTVTVKGHPHLCVFATKDIKPKEAITYNNGDSDWPWRMKISEDKHPADDDTPIATTSLPDEKQISEDRHPADDDTPKASTSLPDEKQISEDRHPADDDTPKASTSLPDEKQISEDRHPADDDTPKASTSLPDEKQISEERHPADNDTPIASTSVPDEKQISEDRHPADDDTPKASTSLPDEKQISEDRHPADDDTPKASTSLPDEKQISEERHPADNDTPIASTSVPDEKQISEDRHPADDDTPKASTSLPDEKQISEDRHPADDDTPKASTSLPDEKQISEERHPADNDTPIASTSVPDEKQISEDRHPADNDTPIASTSVPDEKQISEDRHPADDDTPKASTSLPDEKQISEDRHPADDDTPKASTSLPDEKQISEERHPADNDTPIASTSVPDEKQISEDRHPADNDTPIASTSLPDEKQSFQHKVGSSSASSFEKCAFCHGPLSARKWICVKYKALPENYAEMEDPRRKQKRPWSPKEIAAVMRHFQEHIANGKLATVVEIKQCRSGEHPTLASRPVQNIIDFVRNRGLIQKRKKQQKENSC, encoded by the exons ATGGAGGGGTCTGGTGAAAACAGAAAG AAAGGAGTCCAGAGACCCCAGAGAATAAGAGTAAAACCCAAGGATGAAGCGGTATACTATGCATCCAGGGGTAAGGACAGAGAAGGATTGGACGTGAAATTCATTAACTCTCTCAAAG GTCGAGTAGTGTTTGCAAAGAGACACTTAGAACGAGGAGAATTTCTTGTTGAATACAGAGGggatttgatggaaaaaaagaagtatgAAAGGAGAGTTAAACTGTACCACAAAGGCTTAAAAGTCTTCATGTTTGAGTTTTGTTACAATGGAAAACAGCTGTG TATTGATGCAGCGAAAGAGGATGGCTCATTGGGAAGACTGGTCAATGATGACCATATCAACCCAAATGGCAAAATCAAAACGGTCACGGTGAAAGGACATCctcatttatgtgtttttgcaACAAAAGACATTAAACCAAAGGAAGCGATTACTTATAACAATGGAGACTCAGACTGGCCATGGAGAATGAAG ATTTCAGAAGACAAACATCCTGCTGATGACGATACACCAATTGCAACGACCTCACTCCCAGATGAGAAGCAG ATTTCAGAAGACAGACATCCTGCTGATGACGATACACCAAAGGCATCGACCTCACTCCCAGATGAGAAACAG ATTTCAGAAGACAGACATCCTGCTGATGACGATACACCAAAGGCATCGACCTCACTCCCAGATGAGAAACAG ATTTCTGAAGACAGACATCCTGCTGATGACGATACACCAAAGGCCTCGACCTCACTCCCAGATGAGAAACAG ATTTCAGAAGAAAGACATCCTGCTGATAACGATACACCAATTGCATCGACCTCAGTCCCAGATGAGAAACAG ATTTCAGAAGACAGACATCCTGCTGATGACGATACACCAAAGGCATCGACCTCACTCCCAGATGAGAAACAG ATTTCTGAAGACAGACATCCTGCTGATGACGATACACCAAAGGCCTCGACCTCACTCCCAGATGAGAAACAG ATTTCAGAAGAAAGACATCCTGCTGATAACGATACACCAATTGCATCGACCTCAGTCCCAGATGAGAAACAG ATTTCAGAAGACAGACATCCTGCTGATGACGATACACCAAAGGCATCGACCTCACTCCCAGATGAGAAACAG ATTTCTGAAGACAGACATCCTGCTGATGACGATACACCAAAGGCCTCGACCTCACTCCCAGATGAGAAACAG ATTTCAGAAGAAAGACATCCTGCTGATAACGATACACCAATTGCATCGACCTCAGTCCCAGATGAGAAACAG ATTTCAGAAGACAGACATCCTGCTGATAACGATACACCAATTGCATCGACCTCAGTCCCAGATGAGAAACAG ATTTCAGAAGACAGACATCCTGCTGATGACGATACACCAAAGGCATCGACCTCACTCCCAGATGAGAAACAG ATTTCTGAAGACAGACATCCTGCTGATGACGATACACCAAAGGCCTCGACCTCACTCCCAGATGAGAAACAG ATTTCAGAAGAAAGACATCCTGCTGATAACGATACACCAATTGCATCGACCTCAGTCCCAGATGAGAAACAG ATTTCAGAAGACAGACATCCTGCTGATAACGATACACCAATTGCATCGACCTCACTCCCAGATGAGAAACAG AGCTTCCAACATAAAGTGGGTTCTTCATCAGCTTcatcatttgaaaaatgtgcatTCTGTCATGGCCCCTTAAGTGCCAGGAAATGGATTTGTGTCAAATATAAAG CCCTCCCTGAAAATTATGCTGAGATGGAAGATCCACGTAGAAAGCAAAAACGTCCATGGTCTCCCAAAGAAATTGCAGCTGTGATGAGGCATTTCCAGGAACACATTGCTAATGGAAAGCTGGCTACTGTTGTTGAAATCAAACAGTGTAGGAGTGGTGAGCATCCTACACTAGCTAGTCGCCCAGTCCaaaacataatagactttgtcAGAAATCGTGGCCTgattcaaaaaaggaaaaaacagcaaaaggaaAACAGCTGTTGA
- the LOC111947076 gene encoding SET domain-containing protein 5-like isoform X15 has translation MEGSGENRKKGVQRPQRIRVKPKDEAVYYASRGKDREGLDVKFINSLKGRVVFAKRHLERGEFLVEYRGDLMEKKKYERRVKLYHKGLKVFMFEFCYNGKQLCIDAAKEDGSLGRLVNDDHINPNGKIKTVTVKGHPHLCVFATKDIKPKEAITYNNGDSDWPWRMKISEDKHPADDDTPIATTSLPDEKQISEDRHPADDDTPKASTSLPDEKQISEDRHPADDDTPKASTSLPDEKQISEDRHPADDDTPKASTSLPDEKQISEERHPADNDTPIASTSVPDEKQISEDRHPADDDTPKASTSLPDEKQISEDRHPADDDTPKASTSLPDEKQISEERHPADNDTPIASTSVPDEKQISEDRHPADDDTPKASTSLPDEKQISEDRHPADDDTPKASTSLPDEKQISEERHPADNDTPIASTSVPDEKQSFQHKVGSSSASSFEKCAFCHGPLSARKWICVKYKALPENYAEMEDPRRKQKRPWSPKEIAAVMRHFQEHIANGKLATVVEIKQCRSGEHPTLASRPVQNIIDFVRNRGLIQKRKKQQKENSC, from the exons ATGGAGGGGTCTGGTGAAAACAGAAAG AAAGGAGTCCAGAGACCCCAGAGAATAAGAGTAAAACCCAAGGATGAAGCGGTATACTATGCATCCAGGGGTAAGGACAGAGAAGGATTGGACGTGAAATTCATTAACTCTCTCAAAG GTCGAGTAGTGTTTGCAAAGAGACACTTAGAACGAGGAGAATTTCTTGTTGAATACAGAGGggatttgatggaaaaaaagaagtatgAAAGGAGAGTTAAACTGTACCACAAAGGCTTAAAAGTCTTCATGTTTGAGTTTTGTTACAATGGAAAACAGCTGTG TATTGATGCAGCGAAAGAGGATGGCTCATTGGGAAGACTGGTCAATGATGACCATATCAACCCAAATGGCAAAATCAAAACGGTCACGGTGAAAGGACATCctcatttatgtgtttttgcaACAAAAGACATTAAACCAAAGGAAGCGATTACTTATAACAATGGAGACTCAGACTGGCCATGGAGAATGAAG ATTTCAGAAGACAAACATCCTGCTGATGACGATACACCAATTGCAACGACCTCACTCCCAGATGAGAAGCAG ATTTCAGAAGACAGACATCCTGCTGATGACGATACACCAAAGGCATCGACCTCACTCCCAGATGAGAAACAG ATTTCAGAAGACAGACATCCTGCTGATGACGATACACCAAAGGCATCGACCTCACTCCCAGATGAGAAACAG ATTTCTGAAGACAGACATCCTGCTGATGACGATACACCAAAGGCCTCGACCTCACTCCCAGATGAGAAACAG ATTTCAGAAGAAAGACATCCTGCTGATAACGATACACCAATTGCATCGACCTCAGTCCCAGATGAGAAACAG ATTTCAGAAGACAGACATCCTGCTGATGACGATACACCAAAGGCATCGACCTCACTCCCAGATGAGAAACAG ATTTCTGAAGACAGACATCCTGCTGATGACGATACACCAAAGGCCTCGACCTCACTCCCAGATGAGAAACAG ATTTCAGAAGAAAGACATCCTGCTGATAACGATACACCAATTGCATCGACCTCAGTCCCAGATGAGAAACAG ATTTCAGAAGACAGACATCCTGCTGATGACGATACACCAAAGGCATCGACCTCACTCCCAGATGAGAAACAG ATTTCTGAAGACAGACATCCTGCTGATGACGATACACCAAAGGCCTCGACCTCACTCCCAGATGAGAAACAG ATTTCAGAAGAAAGACATCCTGCTGATAACGATACACCAATTGCATCGACCTCAGTCCCAGATGAGAAACAG AGCTTCCAACATAAAGTGGGTTCTTCATCAGCTTcatcatttgaaaaatgtgcatTCTGTCATGGCCCCTTAAGTGCCAGGAAATGGATTTGTGTCAAATATAAAG CCCTCCCTGAAAATTATGCTGAGATGGAAGATCCACGTAGAAAGCAAAAACGTCCATGGTCTCCCAAAGAAATTGCAGCTGTGATGAGGCATTTCCAGGAACACATTGCTAATGGAAAGCTGGCTACTGTTGTTGAAATCAAACAGTGTAGGAGTGGTGAGCATCCTACACTAGCTAGTCGCCCAGTCCaaaacataatagactttgtcAGAAATCGTGGCCTgattcaaaaaaggaaaaaacagcaaaaggaaAACAGCTGTTGA